In a single window of the Ciconia boyciana chromosome 7, ASM3463844v1, whole genome shotgun sequence genome:
- the MTERF4 gene encoding transcription termination factor 4, mitochondrial: MAGRLLSGCGRAAAVGCAPVPRALPAAPGLCPRRGCGEAAALRAMGFSEEQARRLLGLQPRLGPQRREAAAAQLLLLGLSAEAALGLLERSPGLLRMPTEQLQERAGELRRLGLDGGQLQRAVSRCPQLFTLPRRRMAAAVRLLRERCLFTAEQLREVLGTCPAVLLEEPRLLHHHFQYAYFRMGVQQKEMVKARLFRMPFAELRNRHIFLERRGLYQTPHKGQTQTSNPKLKDILQLPEKDFLASLAHSTPEEYEVFKKLLAREEKEEEGEEEDRDALYTEEDEDLDSKGSKRAQE; the protein is encoded by the exons ATGGCGGGGCGGCTGCTGAGCGGCTGCGGGCGAGCGGCTGCGGTGGGCTGCGCCCCGGTGCCCcgcgccctccccgccgcgcccgggctCTGTCCCCGCCGCGGctgcggggaggcggcggcgctgcgGGCCATGGGCTTTAGCGAGGAGCAGGCCCGGCggctcctggggctgcagccccggctCGGCCCGCAGCGCCGGGAGGCGGCAGCGgcgcagctgctgctgctggggctcagcGCCGAGGCGGCCCTCGGCCTGCTGGAGCGGAGCCCGGGGCTGTTGCGGATGCCGacggagcagctgcaggagcgCGCCGGGGAGCTGCGGCGCCTGGGGCTCGACGGAG GACAGCTGCAGCGGGCGGTGAGCCGCTGCCCCCAGCTCTTCACCTTGCCCCGGAGGAGGATGGCGGCGGCAGTGCGGCTGCTGCGGGAGCGGTGCCTCTTCACGGcggagcagctgagggaggtgctggggacTTGCCCCGCcgtgctgctggaggagccaCGCCTCCTCCACCACCACTTCCAG TACGCATATTTCAGGATGGGGGTCCAGCAGAAGGAGATGGTGAAGGCCCGTCTTTTCCGAATGCCCTTTGCCGAGCTCAGGAACCGGCACATCTTTCTGGAGCGGCGGGGGCTCTACCAGACCCCACACAAAGGCCAGACTCAAACCAGTAACCCGAAACTGAAAGACATCCTTCAGCTCCCAGAGAAAGACTTCCTGGCCAGCCTGGCCCACTCCACACCAGAGGAGTATGAGGTCTTCAAGAAGCTGCTGGCTcgagaggagaaggaggaggaaggagaagaggaggacaGAGATGCACTGTAcacagaggaagatgaagacTTGGATAGCAAAGGAAGTAAAAGAGCCCAGGAGTGA
- the PASK gene encoding LOW QUALITY PROTEIN: PAS domain-containing serine/threonine-protein kinase (The sequence of the model RefSeq protein was modified relative to this genomic sequence to represent the inferred CDS: inserted 3 bases in 2 codons; deleted 1 base in 1 codon; substituted 3 bases at 3 genomic stop codons) — translation MAAEAYSPSEGGLLPSVGLVLAHLNDSDKLSRSYPWASKSRKSQLCEICWLRASLSGEKWSSYCLSSLAAWNICTSKIGNSWAQWDSASLSTSIGSSVSCSFLHAFAVEESSQHLPTAARNPNKAIFAVDVNTTEILVVNEKACKLLGCSSQELIGQKLSRLISKSSQEVWEAVSEDYIETDXCSSVVSGTVVDVIGCLKEKIPVSVWLRRIRSKHNQCCAVVLEPVERLSASVSFGVDGEITSCDLLFAHLRGYPALEEVVELHIKNLIPSVQIPPLGKKIPKNLRIQRAVGXSREGNVFPLTLKLQVSLLEEDQVAVQKDGVPQTEKEGYRFFHRLSLLCYSCVFSTISGLITVQSDGTICGIKDSFALMLFGYEKKELLGKNIIFLIPGFYNNMERNSDCSLLLPPLADSAGTEXECIFEDVTACHTAGSGCWKKGSFLTACLASLPSRDEEQKLEXKDDKLIYDETKEKNWTSLFSTPSPPEVTSTPSNSEDSIATDGLSAHHREPYPETWLDRIRAVEQCRTVETAGSNNSPKMLSARLSPMSSDSEQLDLGQNMKIPVRSSDSAVSGASETQNASETSILPNQLQVHHQDLKKVNCQQICRLLYEILKHQHSTDAWRQASSVNVAWSPVCSRVEDNLDTASYGPVKLPSDVTCNSLGTPTIDEPWSALDCRQDFQSHVVTGQLSKTNLMCDAKHSSLEHVVIGNCLIDDASSFFANGRNTIHDVCSGNKTGCSASASGIATTSEDVKESDTELNCICSGLEVLGLNIAVKGNSDNCLGITAALVGASSSNAVDLVVGNMLTQKNSAFSTGQEKQGLNVVAIEDGSGWLASRKCLENSEESSKAFLEKPETLAETVGDSGNRNPLKSKGSPEEDCQLHWQQNMEIKVTSTLVKQEGRLNPAAPLTLEILEGSYTGNCCHRDGSQLRILFEVKCVELQDPAILFCVWVVKDFLQSQKEAVAKAQLLLSSLASSAQSIADLSTHSLGEAIRSTSLFENSQRAEELEGLRACEGEYSKNYNTLSLIGKGSFGFVWTARSKKDHQEVVIKFIWKERVLEDCWVDDPDLGSVTQEIAILLKLQHPSIVKVLDVFENEHFFQLVMEKHGSGLDLFTFIDNQPKLDEPLASYIFRQLVSAVAYLHCRNILHRDIKDENMVIAEDFTIKLVDFGSAAYLEPGKLFYTFCGTIEYCSPEVLSGKQYVTLXKVIFVSIRMCLYQKALNPPRPLSKGLMNLLAGLLHPVPEQRTTLVMLVEDGWLKQPVNLGDYTWEGVHISAEAEISRFRNSFGERTHGDRLRAPRMESEPCLNAPNYERADPHREEAVAVECQGWRLGHCCCPSPQHKPVPVEDSSLTAEYTTVTQEPTGINCKCFSLVERLLLLLSCRKIWWSALSSRQGSLELLCLGIIPLEKLLANKHL, via the exons AGCAAAATTGGTAACTCATGGGCTCAGTGGgattctgcctctctctccacTTCCATTGGAAGTTCTGTTTCTTGCTCCTTTTTACACGCTTTTGCTGTGGAGGAATCCAGCCAGCACCTCCCAACTGCTGCACGCAATCCAAACAAAGCCATCTTCGCTGTGGATGTCAACACAACAGAG ATCCTAGTGGTTAATGAGAAAGCCTGCAAGCTGCTTGGGTGCAGTAGTCAGGAACTCATTGGTCAAAAGCTGTCCCGCTTGATATCCAAATCCAGTCAAGAGGTATGGGAAGCTGTGAGTGAGGACTACATAGAAACTGATTAATGTTCATCGGTGGTTTCAGGAACTGTG GTGGATGTTATAGGCTGTCTGAAAGAGAAGATCCCTGTCTCAGTCTGGCTGAGGCGAATAAGAAGCAAGCACAACCAGTGTTGTGCGGTTGTGCTGGAACCAGTGGAAAGactttcagcttctgtttcctTCGGGGTTGAC gGAGAGATTACATCATGTGACCTCCTTTTTGCCCATCTCCGTGGCTACCCAGCATTGGAAGAAGTAGTTGAACTCCACATAAAGAACCTGATTCCTTCTGTGCAGATCCCTCCTCTaggcaaaaaaatcccaaag aACCTCAGGATCCAGCGAGCTGTAGGCTGATCCAGAGAGGGTAACGTGTTTCCTCTCACTTTAAAGCTGCAAGTAAGCCTTCTGGAGGAGGACCAAGTGGCAGTGCAGAAAGATGGTGTTCCgcagacagaaaaagaaggctATCGTTTTTTTCACAGGCTATCGTTACTCTGCTACAGTTGTGTTTTCTCCACCATCAGTGGTCTTATTACTGTCCAGTCAGATGGAACCATCTGTGGCATCAAGGATAGTTTTGCTTTAATGCTGTTTGGCTATGAGAAGAAAGAACTGTTGGGAAAG AACATTATATTCCTGATCCCTGGTTTCTATAACAACATGGAGAGAAACAGTGACTGTTCTTTGCTGTTACCTCCTCTTGCTGACTCCGCTGGGACAGA TGAATGCATCTTTGAAGATGTTACTGCCTGCCATACAgctggctctggctgctggAAAAAGG GGAGCTTCTTGACTGCATGTTTAGCAAGCCTTCCGTCAAGAGATGAAGAGCAGAAATTGG AGAAAGATGACAAATTAATATATGATGAGACTAAAGAAAAGAATTGGACCAGTTTATTTTCTACTCCCTCACCTCCTGAAGTGACATCCACACCCTCTAATAG TGAAGACAGCATTGCTACCGATGGGCTGTCAGCCCACCATAGAGAGCCTTACCCTGAAACCTGGCTTGACAGAATCAGAGCAGTGGAACAGTGTAGAACAGTGGAAACTGCAGGATCAAATAATTCTCCAAAGATGCTCTCTGCAAGGCTCTCTCCCATGTCATCTGATTCAGAACAGTTGGATTTAGGTCAGAACATGAAGATTCCAGTACGAAGTAGTGATAGTGCAGTATCTGGTGCATCTGAGACTCAAAATGCCAGTGAGACTAGTATCTTGCCTAACCAATTACAAGTTCATCATCAAGACCTCAAGAAAGTAAATTGTCAGCAGATCTGTAGGTTACTGTATGAAATTCTGAAGCATCAGCACTCCACCGATGCCTGGAGACAAGCTTCTTCAGTAAATGTTGCCTGGTCACCTGTTTGTTCTAGGGTAGAAGACAATCTAGATACTGCATCCTATGGCCCAGTTAAGCTGCCTTCTGATGTAACTTGTAACTCACTTGGAACACCAACAATAGATGAGCCATGGTCTGCACTGGACTGCAGACAAGACTTTCAAAGCCACGTGGTTACAGGGCAGTTGTCAAAAACAAATTTGATGTGTGATGCAAAACATTCCAGTCTTGAGCACGTTGTCATTGGAAACTGCCTGATAGATGATGCTTCATCCTTCTTTGCAAATGGAAGAAATACTATCCATGATGTTTGCTCAGGAAATAAAACGGGTTGCAGTGCTTCTGCATCAGGAATTGCCACTACCTCTGAAGATGTTAAAGAATCAGACACAGAGCTGAACTGTATTTGCTCTGGTCTTGAGGTACTGGGTCTGAATATTGCTGTCAAGGGGAACTCAGACAATTGTTTAGGTATTACTGCAGCTCTTGTAGGAGCATCCTCCTCTAATGCAGTGGACTTGGTTGTAGGCAATATGCTAACTCAGAAAAACAGTGCCTTTTCAACTGGGCAAGAAAAGCAGGGGTTGAATGTTGTTGCCATAGAAGATGGTTCTGGGTGGCTGGCCTCCCGAAAGTGTTTAGAAAACTCTGAAGAATCCTCCAAAGCATTTCTTGAGAAGCCTGAAACTCTTGCAGAGACTGTG GGGGACAGCGGCAACAGAAAcccactgaaaagcaaaggtaGTCCTGAAGAAGACTGTCAGTTACATTGGCAGCAAAATATGGAGATAAAAGTAACATCGACCCTGGTGAAACAAGAAGGAAGGCTGAATCCAGCAGCTCCTTTGACCTTGGAGATTCTGGAAGGCAGCTACACTGGGAATTGCTGTCACAGAGATGGTTCACAATTAC GTATACTTTTTGAAGTTAAATGTGTAGAACTGCAAGACCCTGCTATACTTTTCTGTGTCTGGGTGGTGAAAGACTTTCTTCAGAGCCAGAAGGAAGCTGTAGCAAAGGCTCAGCTTTTGCTCTCCAGTCTAGCAAGCTCTGCCCAGTCTATTGCAGATCTTTCTACACATAGTCTTGGAGAA GCCATCAGATCAACTTCACTTTTTGAGAATTCCCAAAGAGCTGAAGAGCTTGAAGGATTAAGGGCATGTGAGGGAGAATACTCAAAAAATTACAACACTCTCAGTCTTATTGGCAAAGGATCTTTTGGCTTTGTCTGGACTGCCAGGAGCAAGAAAGATCACCAGGAg GTTGTCATAAAGTTCATCTGGAAGGAGAGGGTGCTTGAGGACTGCTGGGTAGATGATCCTGATCTGGGGAGCGTTACTCAAGAAATTGCAATCCTGTTGAAGTTGCAGCACCCCAGTATCGTTAAG GTGCtagatgtatttgaaaatgaacaCTTCTTCCAGCTGGTGATGGAGAAGCATGGATCTGGTCTGGATCTCTTTACATTCATTGATAATCAGCCAAAATTGGATGAGCCACTAGCGAGCTATATATTCAGACAG cttGTATCAGCTGTTGCTTATCTCCACTGTAGAAACATCCTTCACAGAGATATCAAGGATGAAAACATGGTTATTGCTGAAGATTTCACAATTAAATTAGTGGACTTTGGTTCAGCTGCCTACCTGGAACCTGGCAAATTGTTTTATACCTTCTGTGGGACAATTGAATACTGCTCACCAGAAGTGCTGTCTGGCAAACAGTATGTCACcctctgaaaagtaatttttgtgtCCATT AGAATGTGTCTCTACCAAAAGGCCCTGAATCCTCCTCGGCCTTTGTCAAAAG GTCTCATGAATCTCCTCGCTGGGCTTTTGCATCCTGTTCCAGAGCAGCGCACGACTCTAGTGATGTTAGTAGAGGATGGTTGGCTGAAGCAGCCTGTGAACCTGGGTGATTATACCTGGGAAGGGGTACACATCTCTGCTGAGGCAG AAATCAGCAGattcagaaacagttttggtGAGCGCACACATGGAGACAGGCTCCGAGCTCCTCGCATGGAGAGTGAGCCATGCTTGAATGCTCCCAACTATGAGCGTGCAGATCCCCACCGGGAAGAAGCAGTGGCTGTGGAGTGCCAGGGCTGGCGTCTGGGTCATTGCTGCTGTCCCTCTCCACAGCACAAGCCCGTCCCTGTGGAAGATAGTTCCCTTACTGCAGAATACACAACTGTCACTCAAGAACCGACAGGAATTAATTGTAAGTGCTTCTCTCTTGTAGAAAGATTGCTACTACTTCTCTCTTGTAGAAAGATCTGGTGGTCAGCACTGAGCAGTAGGCAGGGCAGCCTtgagctgctctgcctgggcaTAATTCCTCTAGAAAAGCTTCTTGCTAATAAGCATTTATAA